Proteins encoded in a region of the Scomber scombrus chromosome 16, fScoSco1.1, whole genome shotgun sequence genome:
- the LOC133996064 gene encoding tripartite motif-containing protein 16-like translates to MTESHDQIKVQICFIYQEVKLRQSLPLRAEMAQKDQLDRDTISCSICLDLLKDPVTIPCGHSYCMSCIKGFWDGEDQRKIYSCPQCREAFTPRPVLKKSTMFAALVEQLKKTGLQAAPADHCYAGPEDVACDVCTGRKLKAFKSCLVCLASYCENHLQSHYESPTFKKHKLVEPSKKLQENICSRHDEVMKIFCRTDKKCICYLCTMDEHRGHDTVAAAAERTERQRELEVSRLNIQQRIQDREKDVKLLQQEMKAVSRSADKAVEDSEKIFTELICLLQKRSSDVKQQIRSQQETEVRRVKELQEKLQQEITELKRKDAELKQLSHTEDHNQFLHNYPSVSQLSEPTDSSSINIRPLRYFEDVTAAVSELRDKLQDILKEEWANISLTVTEVDVLLSEPEPEPKTRAEFLKYSREITLDPNTANRELLLSEGNKKVKYTGQKQSYSSHTDRFTDKFQVLSRESLTGRCYWEVERRGGVVLVAVTYKNISRAGSESVFGRNDKSWSLYCDTDWYEFWFNDIKTTVSGPDSSRVGVYLDHRAGILSFYSVSETMTLLHRVQTTFTQPLYAGLLVYVSTTELCKLK, encoded by the coding sequence atGACTGAATCACATGATCAGATCAAAGTTCAAATCTGTTTCATTTATCAggaagtgaagctcagacagtcgttgcctctgagagctgaaatggcgcagaaagatcagctggaccgagaCACAATCAGCTGttccatctgtctggatctactgaaggatccggtgactattccctgtggacacagctactgtatgagctgtattaaaggattctgggatggagaggacCAGAGGAAGAtatacagctgccctcagtgcagagaggccttcacaccgaggcctgtcctgaagaaaagcACCATGTttgcagctttagtggagcagctgaagaagactggactccaagctgctcctgctgatcactgctatgctggacctgaagatgtggcctgtgatgtctgcactgggaggaagctgaaagccttcaagtcctgtctggtgtgtctggcctcttactgtgagaatcacctccagtctcACTATGAATcacctacatttaaaaaacacaagctggtggagccctcgaagaagctccaggagaacatctgctctcgtcatgatgaggtgatgaagatattctgccgtacagataagaagtgtatctgttatctgtgtaCTATGGATGAACATagaggccacgacacagtcgcagctgcagcagaaaggactgagaggcagagagagctcgaggtgagtcgactaaacatccagcagagaatccaggacagagagaaagatgtgaagctgcttcaacaggagatGAAGGCCGTCAGtcgctctgctgataaagcagtggaggacagtgagaagatcttcactgagctgatcTGTCTCCtgcagaaaagaagctctgatgtgaagcagcagatcagatcccagcaggaaactgaagtgagacgagtcaaagagcttcaggagaagctgcagcaggagatcactgagctgaagaggaaagacgctgaactgaagcaactctcacacacagaggatcacaaccagtttttacacaactacccctcagtgtcacaactcagtgaacctacagactcatccagcatcaatatccgtcctctgagatactttgaggatgtgacagcagctgtgtcagagctcagagataaactacaggacatcctgaaggAGGAATGggcaaacatctcactgacagtgactgaagtggacgttttactgtcagaaccagaaccagagcccaagaccagagctgagttcttaaaatattcacgtgaaattacactggatccaaacacagccaACAGAgagctgttattatctgaggggaacaaaaaagtaaaatacacaGGACAaaaacagtcttattctagtcacacagacagattcactgataagtttcaggtcctgagtagagagagtctgactggacgttgttactgggaggtggagaggagaggaggagtagTTTTGGTAGCAGTcacatacaagaatatcagcagagcaggaagtgaATCTGTATTTGGacgtaatgacaaatcttggtctttatATTGTGACACTGACTGGTATGAATTTTGGTTCAACGACATTAAAACTACCGTCTCAGGTCCTgattcctccagagtcggagtgtacctggatcacagagcaggtattctgtccttctacagcgtctctgaaaccatgactctcctccacagagtccagaccacattcactcagcctctctatgctggacttttgGTTTATGTATCCACAACTGAGTTGTGTAAactgaaatag